In Methylobacterium aquaticum, the following are encoded in one genomic region:
- a CDS encoding HlyD family secretion protein, producing MVDERTRGASPAEASFQRRRLTGTVHLQHDRGSVWMAWFFGAIIVVIVASLFLGRLARSESVRGYVSAASGLTRLDAQAAGIVRDIAVKQGDTVKRGERLMQVQLREQTTGGVSTVGATLRSLQERRTGLVAEEARLSVYLDSTRGDRAETERNVTAVLRALDEQERTLKEGLAQQEEMVSRVEAYMKQGYATRETLNGQRRAALDYARQIAELRARRAELRQSTSERLRAQRTGDTEKAAQLATTRNELSAIEAQITALGAQSRIDVVAPTDGQVAGLYVQPGDSVTADQVVAILGDTRADPLVVLEVPARAIGLAKVGQEVVLKYDAFPFKTFGIAKGTITVISGTPLRNPMLASADDGTSDAAGAAAARQSVYRVEVRPDSRTMRAYGIDEPIRIGSTLSADIVVERRRLIDWMLDPIRAMRGRG from the coding sequence TCGATGAGCGAACCCGCGGCGCCTCCCCCGCGGAGGCCAGTTTCCAGCGTCGGCGGCTCACCGGCACCGTCCACCTGCAGCACGACCGCGGCAGCGTCTGGATGGCGTGGTTCTTCGGCGCGATCATCGTGGTGATCGTCGCCAGCCTGTTCCTCGGCCGGCTCGCCCGCTCCGAATCGGTCCGCGGCTACGTCTCGGCGGCCTCGGGCCTCACCCGCCTCGACGCCCAGGCCGCCGGCATCGTCCGGGACATCGCCGTCAAGCAGGGTGACACGGTCAAGCGCGGCGAGCGCCTGATGCAGGTGCAGCTGCGCGAGCAGACGACCGGCGGCGTCTCGACCGTCGGGGCGACTTTGCGCAGCCTCCAGGAACGGCGCACCGGGCTCGTCGCCGAGGAGGCGCGCCTCTCGGTCTATCTCGATTCCACCCGCGGCGACCGCGCCGAGACGGAGCGCAACGTCACGGCGGTCCTGCGCGCCCTCGACGAGCAGGAGCGCACCCTCAAGGAGGGACTGGCGCAGCAGGAGGAGATGGTCTCCCGCGTCGAGGCCTACATGAAACAGGGCTACGCCACCCGCGAGACCCTCAACGGCCAGCGACGCGCCGCCCTCGACTATGCCCGCCAGATCGCCGAGCTGCGCGCCCGCCGGGCCGAGCTGCGGCAGAGCACCTCCGAGCGCCTGCGGGCGCAGCGCACCGGCGACACCGAGAAGGCGGCCCAGCTCGCCACCACCCGCAACGAGCTGAGCGCGATCGAGGCGCAGATCACCGCGCTCGGCGCCCAGTCGCGCATCGACGTGGTGGCGCCGACCGACGGCCAGGTCGCCGGCCTCTACGTCCAGCCGGGTGATTCGGTCACCGCCGACCAGGTCGTGGCGATCCTCGGCGACACCCGGGCCGATCCACTGGTGGTGCTGGAGGTGCCGGCCCGCGCCATCGGGCTCGCCAAGGTCGGCCAGGAGGTCGTGCTGAAATACGACGCCTTCCCGTTCAAGACCTTCGGCATCGCCAAGGGGACGATCACGGTGATCTCCGGCACGCCGCTCCGCAACCCGATGCTGGCCTCGGCCGACGACGGCACGAGCGACGCGGCGGGGGCGGCGGCCGCGCGCCAATCCGTCTACCGGGTCGAGGTGCGGCCCGATTCGCGCACCATGCGCGCCTACGGGATCGACGAGCCGATCCGCATCGGCTCGACGCTCTCGGCCGACATCGTGGTCGAGCGCCGCCGCCTGATCGACTGGATGCTCGATCCGATCCGGGCGATGCGCGGGAGAGGATGA
- a CDS encoding peptidase domain-containing ABC transporter, whose protein sequence is MTDWLKRALAPKRRVRSILQNEANECGLAALAMVANYHRHDIDLAYLRALFPLSRNGMTLASIVQLADSLDLDASGYALDGVTELEQVALPAILHWRGNHFVVLEKISRGKYHIQDPEFGLRIYERADMERLFGGIVLEFAPRLDFRAIKVGDRLKLFDILRSARGLGGTVWQITLVSVAISLLGLTTPVLLQIALDVVIPQVDLDLMQMLAVGLVLMMLFEAFGQWLRGYIALRASTLLQLQFTRNVVGHALRLPLSYFELRHPGDFVTRIQSIDTIRNFMVGGLVTSFADIGTSFLLVGLMYYYSPAMASIVLATLAAVLAMRFVTFPTLNRATAGSLEARSQEQASLIDGLQRIGSLKAHNSTELFAMNWFESFARFANLDFRAKKAGLDAEFLMHVVIAISTVATLYLGITGVIKNTLTIGTLYAFIALRTDFFDRVNHLTTSLLQLAALKVHVARLDDVIGQAPEEGLHEATFHRAIRKEVKVENVTIRFGRGDEPILTGASLTIDVGRCETIAIVGASGSGKSSLMRILASLTEPAAGTVTIDGAPIGQFGKREYRANLGVVFADDGLFAGTVADNLSLFDPAVSHAEMEAALTRVALREEIERLPQGYATHVSEEGSVLSTGQRRRLLLARAICRRPRLMLLDEVTANLDPATEVALVESLKGVKAAKVFITHSERLLDQVDRVFRIENGRLTEDPRPPAQPGAPETEAA, encoded by the coding sequence ATGACCGACTGGCTCAAGCGCGCGCTCGCGCCCAAGCGCCGGGTGCGCTCGATCCTCCAGAACGAGGCCAACGAGTGCGGGCTCGCCGCGCTCGCGATGGTGGCGAACTACCACCGCCACGACATCGACCTCGCCTACTTACGCGCGCTGTTCCCGCTCTCGCGCAACGGCATGACGCTCGCCAGCATCGTGCAGCTCGCCGACAGCCTCGACCTCGACGCCAGCGGCTACGCCCTCGACGGCGTGACCGAGCTGGAGCAGGTGGCGCTGCCGGCGATCCTGCACTGGCGCGGCAACCACTTCGTGGTGCTGGAGAAGATCTCCCGCGGAAAATACCACATCCAGGACCCGGAATTCGGCCTGCGCATCTACGAGCGGGCCGACATGGAGCGCCTGTTCGGCGGCATCGTCCTCGAATTCGCGCCCCGGCTCGACTTCCGGGCGATCAAGGTCGGCGACCGGCTCAAGCTGTTCGACATCCTGCGCAGCGCCCGGGGCTTGGGCGGCACGGTGTGGCAGATCACGCTGGTCTCGGTGGCGATCTCGCTTCTCGGCCTCACCACACCGGTGCTGCTGCAGATCGCGCTGGACGTGGTGATCCCGCAGGTCGATCTCGACCTGATGCAGATGCTGGCCGTCGGCCTCGTGCTGATGATGCTGTTCGAGGCGTTCGGGCAGTGGCTGCGCGGCTACATCGCGCTCCGCGCCTCGACGCTGCTCCAGCTCCAGTTCACCCGCAACGTCGTCGGCCACGCGCTGCGCCTGCCGCTGAGCTATTTCGAGCTGCGCCATCCGGGCGATTTCGTCACCCGCATCCAGTCGATCGACACGATCCGCAACTTCATGGTCGGGGGCCTGGTCACGTCGTTTGCCGATATCGGCACGTCGTTCCTGCTCGTCGGGCTGATGTATTATTACTCGCCCGCCATGGCGTCGATCGTGCTCGCGACGCTGGCCGCCGTGCTGGCGATGCGCTTCGTCACCTTCCCGACGCTGAACCGCGCCACCGCGGGCTCGCTCGAGGCGCGCTCGCAGGAGCAGGCGAGCCTGATCGACGGGCTCCAGCGCATCGGCAGCCTGAAGGCGCATAACAGCACCGAGCTCTTCGCCATGAACTGGTTCGAGAGCTTCGCGCGCTTCGCCAATCTCGATTTCCGGGCCAAGAAGGCCGGGCTCGACGCCGAGTTCCTGATGCACGTCGTCATCGCGATCAGCACCGTGGCAACGCTCTATCTCGGCATCACCGGCGTCATCAAGAATACGCTGACGATCGGCACGCTCTACGCCTTCATCGCGTTGCGCACCGACTTCTTCGACCGCGTCAACCACCTGACGACCAGCCTGCTCCAGCTCGCCGCCCTCAAGGTCCATGTCGCCCGCCTCGACGACGTAATCGGCCAGGCACCCGAGGAGGGCCTGCACGAGGCGACCTTCCATCGGGCGATCCGCAAGGAGGTGAAGGTCGAGAACGTCACCATCCGCTTCGGCCGCGGCGACGAACCGATCCTGACCGGCGCCTCGCTGACCATCGATGTCGGCCGCTGCGAGACGATCGCGATCGTCGGCGCCTCCGGATCCGGCAAGTCGTCCTTGATGCGCATCCTGGCGAGCCTCACCGAGCCCGCCGCCGGCACGGTCACCATCGACGGGGCGCCGATCGGCCAGTTCGGCAAGCGCGAGTACCGCGCCAATCTCGGCGTCGTCTTCGCCGACGATGGCCTCTTCGCCGGCACGGTGGCCGACAACCTGTCGCTGTTCGATCCCGCCGTATCCCATGCCGAGATGGAGGCGGCCCTGACCCGGGTCGCTCTGCGCGAGGAGATCGAGCGGCTGCCGCAGGGCTACGCCACCCACGTCTCGGAGGAGGGCAGCGTGCTCTCCACCGGCCAGCGCCGCCGCCTGCTGCTGGCGCGGGCCATCTGCCGCCGGCCGCGGCTGATGCTCCTCGACGAGGTGACGGCGAATCTCGACCCGGCGACGGAAGTCGCCCTCGTCGAGAGCCTGAAGGGCGTGAAGGCCGCCAAGGTGTTCATCACCCACAGCGAGCGCCTGCTCGACCAGGTCGATCGGGTTTTTCGGATCGAGAACGGGCGTCTCACCGAGGATCCGCGCCCGCCGGCACAGCCGGGGGCGCCGGAGACGGAGGCGGCGTGA
- a CDS encoding GDSL-type esterase/lipase family protein → MPEPRTGRILILPVLAWLATLPIASESARAASATIVALGASNTEGMKLSTAEAYPAQLEQILRAKGLDVSVINAGVSGDTSEGMLNRLGSSVPDGTRLVILQPGSNDGRGGRRQGGRIVDPGQSAANLDAVITQLQARGIAVAVFNGLGGAAREAAMRHHAIFLGQFSAGIPASARQPDGQHLTAEGYGMVAQRIAPKIGAMLGRSGR, encoded by the coding sequence ATGCCCGAGCCCAGAACTGGCCGCATCTTGATTTTGCCAGTACTAGCTTGGTTGGCGACACTGCCGATCGCATCGGAAAGTGCGCGTGCCGCCTCGGCAACCATCGTGGCGCTCGGCGCCAGCAACACGGAGGGGATGAAGCTCTCCACGGCAGAAGCCTATCCCGCCCAGCTGGAACAGATCCTGCGCGCGAAGGGTCTCGATGTATCGGTCATCAATGCGGGTGTGAGCGGAGATACCTCCGAAGGCATGCTAAACCGTCTTGGCTCGAGCGTGCCGGACGGGACGCGGCTGGTCATCCTACAGCCGGGTAGCAACGACGGTCGGGGTGGGCGGCGGCAAGGCGGTCGTATCGTCGATCCAGGGCAATCGGCGGCCAATCTCGACGCCGTGATCACGCAATTGCAGGCACGCGGCATCGCGGTCGCCGTTTTCAACGGGCTCGGAGGCGCCGCGCGCGAGGCGGCCATGCGGCATCACGCCATTTTCCTCGGTCAGTTCTCCGCCGGCATTCCCGCCAGCGCGCGGCAACCGGACGGTCAGCATCTCACGGCCGAGGGCTACGGCATGGTCGCGCAGCGCATCGCGCCGAAGATCGGCGCGATGCTCGGCCGGAGCGGTCGCTGA
- a CDS encoding TolC family protein, with protein sequence MPVRRARLERLGCGIMASLAILAGSAGAARAQSLEEASAAALDASFVLRAERARQDGAEERLRGAIDAFMPTVAFTADRPLRSRITYSPEAAPPTVGLDATPRRSPTVVGLTANLPLFDGFQRWNGYQTARTLAESGRLLLIGRRQQVLLDTAIAYIAVLRDTRILAARDAQLVAIQRIAAFTDKQFELNDATRTDVALARSRVQEAEALRIRAQADLTASRLEFTRLTRMAPERMLPPRLPDRLPRSADAYAELVRTANPDIAASQLEAEAAGYQAKAAVADLLPRVNLQFSKIAQVGYSPVLDRITDTTTRVVATVPIYTPGSLPRIGEASAVARQRGYEAQDKELATLTSARIAFARRQATAEQYTQLVARIRELRETMRGFGIERAAGFRTVLDELNIRGELANAEVAAEIVLNERDGQALQLAAAAALLDTAPGGPAARRFESVAPPSSPPLRRSLAAVPVEKAPALRGSATPAARRFPAPILRVSRSEEPR encoded by the coding sequence ATGCCGGTGCGGCGCGCGAGGTTGGAGAGGCTGGGCTGCGGCATCATGGCGAGCCTGGCGATCCTGGCGGGCTCGGCCGGCGCGGCCCGGGCGCAGAGCCTCGAGGAGGCCTCGGCCGCGGCGCTCGACGCGAGCTTCGTGCTGCGGGCCGAGCGGGCGCGCCAGGATGGGGCCGAGGAGCGCCTGCGCGGCGCCATCGATGCCTTCATGCCCACCGTCGCCTTCACGGCCGACCGGCCGCTGCGGAGCCGCATCACCTATTCGCCGGAAGCCGCGCCGCCTACGGTCGGGCTCGACGCGACGCCGCGGCGGTCGCCGACGGTGGTCGGTCTCACCGCGAACCTGCCGCTCTTCGACGGGTTCCAGCGCTGGAACGGCTACCAGACGGCGCGGACGCTGGCCGAATCGGGCCGTCTGCTGCTGATCGGCCGGCGCCAGCAGGTGCTGCTCGACACTGCCATCGCCTACATCGCGGTGCTGCGCGACACTCGGATCCTGGCGGCCCGCGACGCGCAGCTCGTGGCGATCCAGCGCATCGCCGCCTTCACCGACAAGCAGTTCGAGCTCAACGACGCCACCCGCACCGACGTGGCGCTCGCCCGCTCGCGGGTGCAGGAGGCCGAGGCCCTGCGGATTCGCGCCCAGGCCGACCTCACCGCGTCCCGGCTCGAGTTCACCCGGCTGACCCGGATGGCGCCGGAGCGGATGCTGCCGCCGCGCCTGCCCGACCGGCTGCCGCGCAGCGCCGACGCCTATGCCGAACTGGTGCGGACGGCCAATCCGGACATCGCCGCATCCCAGCTCGAGGCGGAGGCCGCGGGATATCAGGCCAAGGCCGCGGTCGCCGACCTCCTGCCGAGGGTCAACCTGCAATTCTCGAAGATCGCCCAGGTCGGCTACAGCCCGGTCCTCGACCGGATCACCGACACCACCACCCGGGTGGTCGCGACCGTGCCGATCTACACGCCGGGCAGCCTGCCGCGAATCGGCGAGGCCTCGGCGGTGGCGCGCCAGCGCGGCTACGAGGCGCAGGACAAGGAACTCGCGACGCTCACCTCGGCCCGCATCGCCTTCGCGCGCCGGCAGGCTACCGCCGAGCAATACACCCAGCTTGTTGCCCGCATCCGCGAGCTGCGCGAGACGATGCGGGGCTTCGGGATCGAGCGGGCGGCGGGGTTTCGCACCGTCCTCGATGAATTGAACATCCGCGGCGAACTCGCCAATGCCGAGGTGGCGGCGGAGATCGTCTTGAACGAGCGCGATGGGCAGGCGCTGCAACTGGCGGCGGCCGCGGCTCTGCTGGATACTGCGCCTGGCGGGCCGGCTGCCCGGCGATTCGAGTCGGTCGCGCCCCCGTCGTCGCCGCCCCTGCGCCGCTCGCTCGCGGCGGTGCCGGTCGAGAAGGCTCCGGCCCTGCGCGGCAGCGCGACGCCTGCCGCGAGGCGATTCCCGGCACCGATCCTGCGGGTGTCGCGGTCTGAAGAGCCTCGATAG
- a CDS encoding GntR family transcriptional regulator, with amino-acid sequence MRANTVHKRAYNQCLSTLAARPLGPWCASEAELSEALEVSRTTVRGVLAGLAAAGIVATDGGRRCLIRHPVPEDHFPGVETETVAEAVERKFMQWVLQGDCRPGQVVNTSELARLFGVSTTAVREYLTRFSQFGLLKRRENSGWIFAGVTPDFAAEIYEIREMFELRSARRFVELAPDSPAWAELASIEREHHALLAEIDARHRDFSRLDERLHRLILDASRNRFIRDFYDVISIIFHYHYQWDKSDEKERHRVALGEHLDYIAALRSRDLRQIDQTCRAHLRTARATLLRSIAVGPLGGVPARGQEAEGAVVFPTAG; translated from the coding sequence ATGCGGGCGAACACGGTCCACAAGCGGGCCTACAACCAATGCTTGTCCACGCTCGCCGCACGGCCGCTCGGGCCGTGGTGCGCCTCGGAGGCCGAATTGTCCGAGGCGCTGGAGGTCAGCCGCACCACCGTGCGGGGCGTGCTGGCCGGCCTCGCCGCGGCCGGCATCGTCGCGACCGACGGGGGGCGGCGATGCCTGATCCGTCACCCGGTGCCGGAGGATCATTTCCCGGGCGTCGAGACCGAGACGGTGGCGGAGGCCGTCGAGCGCAAGTTCATGCAATGGGTGCTCCAGGGCGATTGCCGCCCGGGCCAGGTGGTCAACACCTCGGAACTGGCGCGGCTGTTCGGCGTCTCGACCACGGCGGTGCGGGAATACCTGACCCGGTTCAGCCAGTTCGGGCTCTTGAAGCGGCGCGAGAACAGCGGCTGGATCTTCGCCGGGGTGACGCCGGACTTCGCCGCCGAGATCTACGAGATCCGCGAGATGTTCGAGCTGCGCTCGGCCCGCCGCTTCGTCGAGCTGGCGCCGGATTCACCGGCCTGGGCCGAACTCGCTTCGATCGAGCGCGAGCATCACGCCCTGCTCGCCGAGATCGACGCGCGCCATCGCGACTTCTCGCGCCTCGACGAGCGGTTGCACCGGCTGATCCTCGATGCCTCGCGCAACCGCTTCATCCGCGATTTCTACGACGTGATCTCGATCATCTTCCACTATCATTACCAGTGGGACAAATCGGACGAGAAGGAGCGCCACCGCGTCGCCCTGGGCGAGCATCTGGACTACATCGCCGCCCTGCGCTCGCGCGACCTGCGCCAGATCGACCAGACCTGCCGGGCGCATCTGCGCACCGCGCGGGCGACCCTGCTGCGCTCGATCGCCGTCGGCCCGCTCGGCGGTGTGCCGGCGCGGGGGCAGGAGGCGGAGGGTGCCGTGGTGTTCCCGACTGCCGGGTGA
- a CDS encoding mannitol dehydrogenase family protein: MSAARTNRRVVQFGTSRFLQAHADLFIHEAREAGQAVGPVAVVQTSGSAARAGRVAAFGAASGYPVVIRGIADGAPVERQVTVTSIDRGLSATTDWDAVTALFVEEAEIVLSNTGDTGYAIDPADRGPGLVAAHPPVSFPGKLTQLLYRRWQAGGRPLTLLPCELVNRNGRVLQGLVLDLAAEAGLPEAFSAWLRESVIVTDTLVDRIVSEPIEPVGAVAEPYALWAIERRPGLVLPCEHPCIVLADDLEPYERLKLHILNLGHTFLAEIWQREGRPEAETVREILADPAIRARLDALYRDEVVPGFAARGMEAEATAYVAATLDRFLNPYLNHRIADIAQNHVQKVERRVDAFLAWVEEAGVSLPAPVLRALAAAHPKSGAA, translated from the coding sequence ATGAGCGCCGCCCGGACAAACCGGCGGGTCGTCCAGTTCGGCACCAGCCGCTTCCTGCAAGCCCATGCCGACCTGTTCATCCACGAGGCGCGCGAGGCCGGCCAGGCGGTCGGCCCGGTCGCGGTGGTGCAGACGTCAGGCAGCGCTGCCCGCGCCGGGCGCGTCGCCGCCTTCGGGGCGGCGAGCGGCTATCCAGTCGTCATCCGCGGCATCGCCGACGGGGCTCCGGTCGAGCGGCAGGTCACCGTCACCAGCATCGACCGCGGCCTCTCGGCCACCACCGACTGGGACGCGGTGACGGCCCTGTTCGTCGAGGAGGCCGAGATCGTCCTCTCGAATACCGGCGATACCGGCTACGCGATCGACCCGGCCGATCGCGGTCCGGGCCTCGTCGCGGCGCATCCCCCGGTCTCGTTTCCGGGCAAGCTGACCCAGCTCCTGTATCGCCGCTGGCAGGCGGGCGGGCGCCCGCTCACTCTGCTGCCCTGCGAACTCGTCAACCGCAACGGCCGGGTGCTCCAGGGCCTCGTCCTCGACCTCGCCGCGGAAGCCGGATTGCCGGAGGCGTTCTCGGCCTGGCTGCGCGAGAGCGTGATCGTCACCGACACGCTGGTCGACCGCATCGTCTCCGAACCGATCGAGCCCGTCGGCGCGGTGGCCGAGCCCTACGCCCTGTGGGCGATCGAGCGCCGGCCCGGCCTCGTGCTCCCGTGCGAGCATCCCTGCATCGTGCTCGCCGACGATCTCGAACCCTACGAGCGGCTGAAGCTGCACATCCTCAATCTCGGCCACACGTTCCTGGCCGAGATCTGGCAGCGCGAGGGCCGGCCTGAGGCTGAGACCGTGCGCGAGATCCTGGCCGATCCGGCGATCCGGGCCCGGCTCGACGCGCTCTACCGCGACGAGGTGGTGCCGGGATTCGCCGCCCGCGGGATGGAGGCGGAGGCCACGGCCTATGTCGCCGCCACCCTCGACCGGTTCCTCAACCCCTACCTGAACCACCGCATCGCCGACATCGCCCAGAACCACGTCCAGAAGGTCGAGCGCCGGGTCGACGCCTTCCTGGCCTGGGTCGAGGAGGCGGGCGTGAGCTTGCCGGCGCCGGTGCTGCGGGCGCTCGCCGCCGCCCATCCGAAATCGGGCGCGGCATGA
- a CDS encoding amino acid ABC transporter permease, with protein MTYQFDFASLLPYWRDFAAGVWLTLQLSAVATVLGFIGGALCAIARADGPPWLQRIVGAYVEVIRNTPLLVQIFLVYFGIAVLGLRVDANVAAVLALVVNVVAYTCEIMRAGIESIHRAQVEAGECLGLNRRQIYWHVVLRPAIERVYPALVSQYVLLMLASSICSQISAEELTAVANRIQSDTFRSFETYIVVGLVYLALSFVVRWAFWGFGQLVFTRRRKLGTAL; from the coding sequence ATGACCTACCAGTTCGATTTCGCGTCCCTGCTGCCGTACTGGCGCGACTTCGCGGCCGGCGTCTGGCTGACGCTCCAGCTGTCGGCGGTGGCGACGGTTCTGGGTTTCATCGGCGGCGCGCTCTGTGCCATCGCCCGGGCCGACGGGCCGCCCTGGCTCCAGCGGATCGTCGGCGCCTATGTCGAGGTGATCCGCAACACGCCGCTGCTGGTCCAGATCTTCCTGGTCTATTTCGGCATCGCGGTGCTGGGCCTGCGGGTCGATGCCAACGTGGCGGCGGTGCTGGCACTCGTCGTCAACGTCGTGGCCTATACCTGCGAGATCATGCGCGCCGGGATCGAGAGCATCCATCGGGCGCAGGTCGAGGCCGGCGAGTGCCTGGGGCTGAACCGCCGCCAGATCTACTGGCACGTGGTGCTCCGCCCGGCGATCGAGCGGGTCTACCCGGCTCTCGTCAGCCAGTACGTGCTGCTGATGCTCGCTTCCTCGATCTGCTCACAGATCTCGGCCGAGGAGCTGACGGCGGTGGCCAACCGCATCCAGTCCGACACCTTCCGCAGCTTCGAGACCTACATCGTCGTCGGCCTCGTCTACCTCGCCCTGTCCTTCGTCGTGCGGTGGGCCTTCTGGGGCTTCGGCCAACTCGTCTTCACCCGCCGGCGCAAGCTCGGCACGGCTCTGTAA
- a CDS encoding amino acid ABC transporter permease, producing the protein MPTFGPQHLWFLLQAAGWTLALSAIAFIGGGLLGFGVALARISRNRVLRGLASAYVQVVQGTPLLILLFMIYFGLAIAGFDQLPALIAAGAGLTIYASGFLGEIWRGCIEAVPKTQWEAAECLALSPWQRLTRVVLPQAMRLATAPTVGFLVQIVKNTSLASVVGFVELSQAGKLINNSIFQPFIIFVIVALFYFAICYPLSAWSRGLERRLNVGRR; encoded by the coding sequence ATGCCGACCTTCGGACCCCAGCACCTCTGGTTCCTGCTCCAGGCCGCCGGCTGGACGCTGGCGCTCTCGGCCATCGCCTTCATCGGCGGCGGCCTCCTCGGCTTCGGCGTGGCGCTCGCGCGCATCTCGCGCAACCGCGTCCTGCGGGGCCTGGCCTCGGCCTACGTGCAGGTGGTGCAGGGCACGCCGCTCCTGATCCTGCTGTTCATGATCTATTTCGGCCTCGCCATCGCGGGCTTCGACCAGTTGCCGGCGCTGATCGCCGCGGGTGCCGGGCTCACCATCTACGCCTCGGGCTTCCTCGGCGAGATCTGGCGCGGCTGCATCGAGGCGGTGCCGAAGACCCAGTGGGAGGCGGCGGAGTGCCTGGCCCTGTCGCCCTGGCAGCGCCTGACCCGGGTGGTGCTGCCGCAGGCGATGCGGCTCGCCACCGCTCCGACGGTGGGGTTCCTGGTCCAGATCGTCAAGAACACCTCGCTCGCCTCGGTCGTCGGCTTCGTGGAATTGTCGCAGGCCGGCAAGCTCATCAACAACTCGATCTTCCAGCCCTTCATCATCTTCGTGATCGTGGCGCTGTTCTACTTCGCCATCTGCTATCCGCTGTCGGCCTGGAGCCGCGGGCTGGAGAGGAGGCTCAATGTCGGCCGTCGTTAA
- a CDS encoding amino acid ABC transporter ATP-binding protein, whose translation MSAVVKLANVHKSFGPLKVLDGVSFEVGRGEVVALIGQSGSGKSTALRCINALETIEEGAIEVCGHAIHSPSLDKRALRLSVGIVFQSYNLFPHLTALQNIMLAPTCVKGLKRGAARDLAMECLTRVGLAEKAEHYPEQLSGGQQQRVAIARSLAMQPQVMLFDEVTSALDPQLTSEVLKVMEDLARGGMTMILVTHEMGFARRVAGTVIYMRQGRVWETLAGRDLDNPRTPELRDFVGSGL comes from the coding sequence ATGTCGGCCGTCGTTAAGCTTGCCAACGTCCACAAGAGCTTCGGCCCGCTGAAGGTCTTGGACGGCGTCTCGTTCGAGGTCGGCCGCGGCGAGGTGGTGGCGCTGATCGGCCAGTCCGGCTCCGGCAAGTCGACGGCGCTCCGCTGCATCAACGCGCTCGAGACGATCGAGGAAGGCGCGATCGAGGTCTGCGGCCACGCGATCCATTCGCCCAGCCTCGACAAGCGGGCCCTGCGCCTCTCCGTCGGCATCGTCTTCCAGAGCTACAACCTCTTCCCGCATCTCACCGCGCTCCAGAACATCATGCTGGCGCCGACCTGCGTGAAGGGCCTCAAGCGGGGTGCGGCCCGCGACCTGGCGATGGAGTGCCTGACCCGGGTCGGGCTCGCCGAAAAGGCCGAGCACTATCCCGAGCAATTGTCCGGCGGGCAGCAGCAGCGGGTCGCCATCGCCCGGTCGCTCGCCATGCAGCCGCAGGTGATGCTGTTCGACGAGGTCACCTCGGCGCTCGACCCGCAGCTGACCTCGGAAGTGCTGAAGGTCATGGAGGATCTCGCCCGCGGCGGCATGACCATGATCCTGGTCACCCACGAGATGGGCTTTGCCCGCCGCGTTGCCGGCACCGTCATCTACATGCGCCAGGGCCGGGTCTGGGAGACCCTGGCCGGGCGCGACCTCGACAACCCACGCACGCCAGAACTGCGCGACTTCGTCGGCAGCGGGCTGTGA
- a CDS encoding transporter substrate-binding domain-containing protein, protein MKRRTFLAGGLAAASTLAMPALADTLDTIRSRKKLLVALDLGSPPFGMTDAAMQPTGSDVETARLLAADWELPLEVVQVTSPNRVPFLLTGKADMVIASFSVNEERQKVIDFSDPYGVIQAVIAGPKDREVKDYAAIVGKRLGTTRGSTNDKEATTRAQGAQMVRYDDDATLITAMVSGQVDMVATSPQVMNTANARKPPAPFETKIVMRTFPYAIGIRKGEGKLQTALNEWVHKNLRNGKLNTIYKTYHGSDLPPEMLA, encoded by the coding sequence ATGAAGCGCAGGACCTTCCTGGCCGGCGGCCTCGCGGCCGCCTCGACCCTGGCGATGCCGGCGCTCGCCGACACGCTGGACACGATCAGGAGCCGCAAGAAGCTGCTCGTCGCCCTCGATCTCGGCTCGCCGCCCTTCGGCATGACCGATGCCGCGATGCAGCCGACCGGCTCGGACGTCGAGACCGCGCGGCTACTTGCCGCCGACTGGGAGCTGCCGCTCGAGGTCGTGCAGGTGACGAGCCCGAACCGGGTGCCGTTCCTGCTCACCGGCAAGGCCGACATGGTCATCGCCTCGTTCAGCGTGAACGAGGAGCGCCAGAAGGTGATCGACTTCTCGGACCCCTACGGGGTGATCCAGGCGGTGATCGCCGGGCCGAAGGACCGCGAGGTCAAGGATTATGCCGCAATCGTCGGCAAGCGCCTCGGCACCACCCGCGGCAGCACAAACGACAAGGAGGCGACCACCCGCGCCCAGGGCGCCCAGATGGTGCGCTACGACGACGACGCTACGCTGATCACCGCGATGGTCTCGGGCCAGGTCGACATGGTGGCGACCTCGCCGCAGGTGATGAACACCGCCAATGCCCGCAAGCCCCCGGCGCCGTTCGAGACCAAGATCGTGATGCGGACGTTCCCCTATGCGATCGGCATCCGCAAGGGCGAGGGCAAGCTCCAGACCGCGCTCAACGAGTGGGTGCACAAGAACCTGCGCAACGGCAAGCTCAACACGATCTACAAGACCTATCACGGCAGCGACCTGCCGCCCGAGATGCTGGCGTAA